One Branchiostoma floridae strain S238N-H82 chromosome 1, Bfl_VNyyK, whole genome shotgun sequence genomic region harbors:
- the LOC118421043 gene encoding uncharacterized protein LOC118421043, with product MSFIEAELAEIKDKLTTQVEGTRIIQCHPALVAVDIMKTKYKQMIARFQFPEGYPDVPILIELQSKTLSLKLCDGLCKVCEAEAKKILGKKQILHVVSFLRTFLDENPFTVCSDELSFIKKDLVTSTDEIKTKHKSGVIILKINEGGYFMHVHLTVPNEYPTNQVEIENKACNFPALFVMTFLGQATEMARQCTEPPLRKKPKDPPFEPTPSLRIVAEHLVKSVRRYPHECCPLCKERALPEDPKDVITSGSNMKYVERVYCGHAFHYGCLNKYLKTPPFEGGKKCPDCGKRVYHDKWKVTPELAEARWAHKEAKRRELDEVMDFLE from the coding sequence ATGTCATTCATTGAGGCTGAGCTTGCCGAGATCAAGGACAAGCTAACTACTCAGGTGGAAGGCACCCGTATTATCCAATGTCATCCTGCTCTTGTTGCTGTGGACATCATGAAGACCAAGTACAAACAGATGATAGCCAGGTTCCAGTTCCCAGAAGGCTATCCAGATGTTCCCATCTTGATAGAACTACAGAGCAAGACATTGTCCCTAAAGTTGTGTGATGGGCTGTGTAAGGTGTGTGAAGCTGAGGCCAAGAAAATCCTGGGCAAGAAACAGATCTTACACGTTGTTTCCTTTCTGCGCACGTTCTTGGATGAAAACCCCTTCACAGTTTGCAGCGACGAGCTCAGCTTCATCAAGAAAGATCTGGTGACCTCCACTGATGAAATAAAGACTAAGCATAAGTCAGGAGTAATCATACTTAAAATAAATGAGGGCGGTTACTTCATGCATGTCCACTTGACTGTCCCTAACGAATATCCAACAAATCAAGTTGAGATAGAGAACAAAGCCTGCAACTTCCCAGCGCTGTTCGTGATGACGTTCTTGGGGCAGGCGACAGAGATGGCTCGCCAATGTACGGAACCTCCACTCAGGAAGAAACCAAAAGATCCACCCTTTGAGCCAACTCCCTCGCTAAGGATCGTAGCGGAACACTTGGTCAAGTCAGTCAGGAGATATCCTCACGAGTGCTGTCCTCTATGTAAAGAGCGAGCGCTACCCGAAGACCCGAAAGATGTCATAACTAGTGGTTCAAACATGAAGTACGTGGAACGGGTGTATTGTGGCCACGCCTTTCACTATGGCTGCCTGAATAAGTATCTAAAGACGCCCCCTTTTGAAGGTGGGAAAAAGTGCCCCGACTGTGGTAAACGTGTCTACCACGACAAGTGGAAGGTAACCCCTGAGCTGGCAGAGGCGAGATGGGCGCACAAAGAGGCGAAGAGAAGGGAGCTGGATGAAGTCATGGACTTTCTAGAGTGA
- the LOC118413239 gene encoding 1-phosphatidylinositol 4,5-bisphosphate phosphodiesterase beta-4-like isoform X1, with product MQRLQKQYQFSWRPKIPQALLDGAVFHTWDEESSSVEFNCTFKTDEYGFFLYWKAEGKEGQVLEISTVNDVRPGAQAKDGKVLLDDKSIEELESDDKGPIDDRSITVVSAEDMVNLSIMYMVADDAKTAMTWREGIRGLLHNYKANNVCPMTQFQKHWMRLSLQVSPSGKIPVRSITRTFASGKTEKMVFQSLKDLGLPNGKNDEIEPADFTFEKFFELYKKICPRTDIDDLFHKLNGGKEYLTVDQIIKFLNEQQRDPRLNEILFPFFDRKRVVALIQKYEVDPEFTKKEWMSVEGFTRYLMSDENAPVFLDRLEEYQDMDQPLCHYYINSSHNTYLTGRQFGGKSSVEIYRQVLLAGCRCVELDCWDGKGEDQEPIITHGKAMCTDVLFKDVIHAIAETAFEASDYPVILSFENHCCKAQQYKLAKYCDEIFGDLLLKEPLEDYVLEEGKDLPPPNALKRKILIKNKRLKPEMEKKQLELFWKGEGNLEVEEEEHSESGENGVSSPSEDGNPQEFKFNKSNSSSDIQEEGKNGSLKNKKSAMSLSQEEEQAMAMAQYQYQGATTNVHPWLSSMVNYAQPVKFAGFDVAEDRNIHHNMSSFNESACLGYLKTSAIEFVNYNKRQMSRIYPKGARVDSSNYMPQIFWNAGCQMVALNYQTPDLSMQLNQGKFEYNGKCGYLLKPEFMRRPDKTFDPFAESPVDGVIAATIEVEVISGQFLSDKKVGTYVEVEMYGLPTDTIRKEFKTKTIPANGLNPQYNEEPFVFRKVVLPDLATLRFAVYDENNKLIGQRVLPLDGLQAGYRHVGLRTESNFPMSLPCLFCNINLMTYVPDGLGEFVDALNNPMQYLSQLEKRAMAMKAMGIDEKDIADVPASSGKKDKKAANGKSPATPSSSLGVDGKDGKAKTPTKESACPAPVSIESLKQEKQYIKLIKKQTKEMNGLKKRHDKEKAVMQKAQSSVVDKMVAAHQKEKQSVEKNLEKAKKKNGNNAAELESKLKSLVENHDTKVKEIVATQTKEFSELVAKCSKEEHEVKEGHFKQQCDVLKQLMKVAHEQQTKQITTIHEKQGKDLKGGQAKQSMEESKAIAQDKKIKNKAERERRIRELNSNNMKKFLEERKRLAMKQAREKENLEKQQGEQLEELDKEMDKWRESQEKEKVEDKLAQKPTAAV from the exons GATGGGAAGGTTCTCTTGGATGATAAGTCGATTGAGGAACTGGAGTCTGATGACAAAGGACCAATCGATGATCGGTCCATCACTGTTGTCAGTGCAGAAGACATGGTCAACCTAAGTATCATGTACATGGTGGCCGATGATGCAAAAACTGCCATG ACATGGAGGGAAGGGATACGTGGTCTTCTCCATAACTACAAGGCAAACAATGTGTGTCCAATGACACAGTTTCAAAAACA CTGGATGAGGCTCTCCCTCCAGGTCAGCCCTAGTGGCAAGATTCCTGTCAGAAG TATCACAAGAACATTTGCCTCTGGCAAAACAGAGAAGATGGTTTTTCAGAGTCTGAAGGACCTTGGACTTCCAAATGGAAAG AACGACGAGATTGAGCCGGCAGACTTTACTTTTGAGAAGTTCTTTGAGCTGTATAAGAAGATATGCCCAAGGACAGACATTGATGACCTCTTCCATAAGCT GAATGGAGGCAAGGAGTACCTAACAGTTGACCAGATAATCAAGTTCCTGAATGAG CAACAAAGAGACCCCCGGCTGAATGAGATCCTGTTCCCGTTCTTTGACAGAAAAAGAGTCGTTGCACTCATACAGAAGTATGAGGTCGACCCAGAGTTCACAAAAAAAG AGTGGATGAGTGTGGAGGGGTTTACTCGGTACCTGATGAGTGATGAGAATGCTCCAGTGTTCCTGGACAGACTGGAGGAGTACCAGGACATGGACCAGCCCCTGTGCCATTATTACATCAACTCCTCCCACAACACGTACCTGACAGGCAGACAGTTTGGCGGGAAGTCATCCGTGGAGATTTACAGACAGGTGCTACTGGCAGGGTGCAG ATGTGTAGAGCTGGACTGTTGGGACGGTAAGGGTGAAGACCAGGAACCGATCATCACTCATGGCAAGGCCATGTGCACAGATGTCCTCTTCAAG GATGTGATCCATGCCATTGCAGAGACTGCATTTGAGGCTTCTGACTACCCAGTGATTCTGTCCTTTGAGAACCACTGCTG CAAAGCACAGCAGTACAAGCTGGCAAAGTACTGTGATGAAATCTTTGGTGACCTTCTGCTCAAGGAACCACTGGAAGACTATGTG CTGGAAGAAGGGAAGGATCTCCCTCCTCCCAATGCACTGAAGAGGAAGATCCTCATCAAGAACAAGAGGCTGAAGCCAGAGATGGAAAAAA aGCAACTGGAGCTGTTTTGGAAGGGGGAGGGTAACTTGGAGGTGGAGGAGGAAGAGCACTCTGAGTCTG GAGAAAACGGAGTCAGTTCTCCATCAGAGGACGGGAACCCACAAGAGTTCAAGTTTAATAAGTCCAACAGCAGCAGTGACATTCAGGAAGAAGGCAAAAATGGCTCCCTGAAGAACAAAAAG AGTGCGATGAGCCTATCTCAGGAGGAGGAACAGGCCATGGCCATGGCACAGTACCAGTACCAGGGGGCCACCACCAACGTCCACCCCTGGCTCTCCTCCATGGTCAACTACGCACAACCTGTCAAGTTCGCCGGCTTTGACGTGGCTGAAG ATCGCAACATCCACCACAACATGTCCTCTTTCAACGAATCTGCTTGCCTTGGGTACCTAAAGACAAGTGCCATCGAATTTGTCAA CTATAACAAGCGTCAGATGAGCAGAATCTACCCCAAGGGTGCCCGTGTGGACTCCAGCAACTACATGCCGCAGATCTTCTGGAACGCAGGCTGCCAGATGGTGGCTCTCAACTACCAGACTCCAG ACTTGTCCATGCAGCTGAACCAGGGAAAGTTTGAATACAATGGCAAGTGTGG GTATCTGTTGAAACCAGAATTCATGAGGAGACCAGACAAGACTTTTGATCCATTTGCTGAGTCCCCTGTGGATGGAGTTATTGCTGCTACAATTGAAGTTGAG GTGATCTCAGGTCAGTTCTTGTCAGACAAGAAAGTCGGCACGTACGTGGAGGTGGAGATGTACGGCCTACCCACCGACACCATCCGGAAGGAGTTCAAGACCAAGACCATTCCAGCCAACGGTCTGAACCCTCAGTACAATGAGGAGCCCTTTGTCTTCAGGAAGGTGGTGCTACCAGATCTCGCCACGCTGAGATTTGCTGTGTACGATGAGAACAACaagctgattggccagcgtGTACTTCCACTTGATGGGCTGCAAGCAG GCTACAGGCACGTCGGGCTGCGGACGGAGTCCAACTTCCCCATGTCGCTTCCCTGCCTCTTCTGTAACATCAACCTCATGACATATGTTCCAGATGGCTTAGGAG AGTTCGTTGATGCCCTGAACAACCCCATGCAGTACCTGTCCCAGCTGGAGAAGAGAGCCATGGCTATGAAGGCTATGGGTATTGATGAG AAAGACATAGCTGACGTCCCTGCCAGCTCAGGCAAGAAGGATAAGAAGGCAGCCAATGGGAAGTCTCCAGCCACGCCCTCCTCTAGCCTGGGGGTTGATGGGAAAGATGGGAAGGCTAAAACACCGACAAAAG AATCAGCATGTCCGGCCCCAGTTTCCATAGAGAGCCTTAAGCAGGAGAAG CAATACATAAAATTAATCAAGAAGCAAACTAAGGAGATGAATGGTCTAAAGAAGAGACATGACAAG GAAAAGGCAGTGATGCAGAAGGCCCAGAGCAGTGTGGTGGACAAGATGGTGGCAGCTCACCAGAAGGAAAAGCAAAGTGTGGAGAAGAATCTAGAAAAAGCAAAGAAGAAGAATGg GAACAATGCTGCTGAGCTTGAGAGCAAACTGAAGTCACTGGTGGAGAATCATGATACAAAG GTAAAGGAGATAGTGGCTACTCAGACCAAGGAGTTCTCTGAGCTGGTGGCCAAGTGCTCTAAGGAGGAGCATGAGGTGAAGGAGGGACACTTCAAGCAGCAGTGTGATGTGCTGAAGCAGCTGATGAAGGTGGCACACGAGCAGCAGACCAAACAGATCACCACCATCCACGAGAA GCAAGGCAAGGATCTGAAGGGAGGTCAGGCCAAACAGTCCATGGAAGAAAGTAAGGCCATCGCACAGGACAAGAAGATCAAGAACAAGGCTGAGCGGGAGAG GAGGATCCGTGAGCTGAACAGCAACAACATGAAGAAATTCCTAGAGGAGAGAAAGAGG CTTGCAATGAAACAGGCCAGGGAGAAGGAGAACCTGGAGAAACAGCAAGGTGAACAGCTGGAGGAGCTGGATAAAGAGATGGACAAG TGGAGGGAATCCCAGGAGAAGGAGAAAGTGGAAGACAAACTGGCACAGAAACCCACAGCTGCAGTCTGA
- the LOC118413239 gene encoding 1-phosphatidylinositol 4,5-bisphosphate phosphodiesterase beta-4-like isoform X2 — protein sequence MQRLQKQYQFSWRPKIPQALLDGAVFHTWDEESSSVEFNCTFKTDEYGFFLYWKAEGKEGQVLEISTVNDVRPGAQAKDGKVLLDDKSIEELESDDKGPIDDRSITVVSAEDMVNLSIMYMVADDAKTAMTWREGIRGLLHNYKANNVCPMTQFQKHWMRLSLQVSPSGKIPVRSITRTFASGKTEKMVFQSLKDLGLPNGKNDEIEPADFTFEKFFELYKKICPRTDIDDLFHKLNGGKEYLTVDQIIKFLNEQQRDPRLNEILFPFFDRKRVVALIQKYEVDPEFTKKEWMSVEGFTRYLMSDENAPVFLDRLEEYQDMDQPLCHYYINSSHNTYLTGRQFGGKSSVEIYRQVLLAGCRCVELDCWDGKGEDQEPIITHGKAMCTDVLFKDVIHAIAETAFEASDYPVILSFENHCCKAQQYKLAKYCDEIFGDLLLKEPLEDYVLEEGKDLPPPNALKRKILIKNKRLKPEMEKKQLELFWKGEGNLEVEEEEHSESENGVSSPSEDGNPQEFKFNKSNSSSDIQEEGKNGSLKNKKSAMSLSQEEEQAMAMAQYQYQGATTNVHPWLSSMVNYAQPVKFAGFDVAEDRNIHHNMSSFNESACLGYLKTSAIEFVNYNKRQMSRIYPKGARVDSSNYMPQIFWNAGCQMVALNYQTPDLSMQLNQGKFEYNGKCGYLLKPEFMRRPDKTFDPFAESPVDGVIAATIEVEVISGQFLSDKKVGTYVEVEMYGLPTDTIRKEFKTKTIPANGLNPQYNEEPFVFRKVVLPDLATLRFAVYDENNKLIGQRVLPLDGLQAGYRHVGLRTESNFPMSLPCLFCNINLMTYVPDGLGEFVDALNNPMQYLSQLEKRAMAMKAMGIDEKDIADVPASSGKKDKKAANGKSPATPSSSLGVDGKDGKAKTPTKESACPAPVSIESLKQEKQYIKLIKKQTKEMNGLKKRHDKEKAVMQKAQSSVVDKMVAAHQKEKQSVEKNLEKAKKKNGNNAAELESKLKSLVENHDTKVKEIVATQTKEFSELVAKCSKEEHEVKEGHFKQQCDVLKQLMKVAHEQQTKQITTIHEKQGKDLKGGQAKQSMEESKAIAQDKKIKNKAERERRIRELNSNNMKKFLEERKRLAMKQAREKENLEKQQGEQLEELDKEMDKWRESQEKEKVEDKLAQKPTAAV from the exons GATGGGAAGGTTCTCTTGGATGATAAGTCGATTGAGGAACTGGAGTCTGATGACAAAGGACCAATCGATGATCGGTCCATCACTGTTGTCAGTGCAGAAGACATGGTCAACCTAAGTATCATGTACATGGTGGCCGATGATGCAAAAACTGCCATG ACATGGAGGGAAGGGATACGTGGTCTTCTCCATAACTACAAGGCAAACAATGTGTGTCCAATGACACAGTTTCAAAAACA CTGGATGAGGCTCTCCCTCCAGGTCAGCCCTAGTGGCAAGATTCCTGTCAGAAG TATCACAAGAACATTTGCCTCTGGCAAAACAGAGAAGATGGTTTTTCAGAGTCTGAAGGACCTTGGACTTCCAAATGGAAAG AACGACGAGATTGAGCCGGCAGACTTTACTTTTGAGAAGTTCTTTGAGCTGTATAAGAAGATATGCCCAAGGACAGACATTGATGACCTCTTCCATAAGCT GAATGGAGGCAAGGAGTACCTAACAGTTGACCAGATAATCAAGTTCCTGAATGAG CAACAAAGAGACCCCCGGCTGAATGAGATCCTGTTCCCGTTCTTTGACAGAAAAAGAGTCGTTGCACTCATACAGAAGTATGAGGTCGACCCAGAGTTCACAAAAAAAG AGTGGATGAGTGTGGAGGGGTTTACTCGGTACCTGATGAGTGATGAGAATGCTCCAGTGTTCCTGGACAGACTGGAGGAGTACCAGGACATGGACCAGCCCCTGTGCCATTATTACATCAACTCCTCCCACAACACGTACCTGACAGGCAGACAGTTTGGCGGGAAGTCATCCGTGGAGATTTACAGACAGGTGCTACTGGCAGGGTGCAG ATGTGTAGAGCTGGACTGTTGGGACGGTAAGGGTGAAGACCAGGAACCGATCATCACTCATGGCAAGGCCATGTGCACAGATGTCCTCTTCAAG GATGTGATCCATGCCATTGCAGAGACTGCATTTGAGGCTTCTGACTACCCAGTGATTCTGTCCTTTGAGAACCACTGCTG CAAAGCACAGCAGTACAAGCTGGCAAAGTACTGTGATGAAATCTTTGGTGACCTTCTGCTCAAGGAACCACTGGAAGACTATGTG CTGGAAGAAGGGAAGGATCTCCCTCCTCCCAATGCACTGAAGAGGAAGATCCTCATCAAGAACAAGAGGCTGAAGCCAGAGATGGAAAAAA aGCAACTGGAGCTGTTTTGGAAGGGGGAGGGTAACTTGGAGGTGGAGGAGGAAGAGCACTCTGAGTCTG AAAACGGAGTCAGTTCTCCATCAGAGGACGGGAACCCACAAGAGTTCAAGTTTAATAAGTCCAACAGCAGCAGTGACATTCAGGAAGAAGGCAAAAATGGCTCCCTGAAGAACAAAAAG AGTGCGATGAGCCTATCTCAGGAGGAGGAACAGGCCATGGCCATGGCACAGTACCAGTACCAGGGGGCCACCACCAACGTCCACCCCTGGCTCTCCTCCATGGTCAACTACGCACAACCTGTCAAGTTCGCCGGCTTTGACGTGGCTGAAG ATCGCAACATCCACCACAACATGTCCTCTTTCAACGAATCTGCTTGCCTTGGGTACCTAAAGACAAGTGCCATCGAATTTGTCAA CTATAACAAGCGTCAGATGAGCAGAATCTACCCCAAGGGTGCCCGTGTGGACTCCAGCAACTACATGCCGCAGATCTTCTGGAACGCAGGCTGCCAGATGGTGGCTCTCAACTACCAGACTCCAG ACTTGTCCATGCAGCTGAACCAGGGAAAGTTTGAATACAATGGCAAGTGTGG GTATCTGTTGAAACCAGAATTCATGAGGAGACCAGACAAGACTTTTGATCCATTTGCTGAGTCCCCTGTGGATGGAGTTATTGCTGCTACAATTGAAGTTGAG GTGATCTCAGGTCAGTTCTTGTCAGACAAGAAAGTCGGCACGTACGTGGAGGTGGAGATGTACGGCCTACCCACCGACACCATCCGGAAGGAGTTCAAGACCAAGACCATTCCAGCCAACGGTCTGAACCCTCAGTACAATGAGGAGCCCTTTGTCTTCAGGAAGGTGGTGCTACCAGATCTCGCCACGCTGAGATTTGCTGTGTACGATGAGAACAACaagctgattggccagcgtGTACTTCCACTTGATGGGCTGCAAGCAG GCTACAGGCACGTCGGGCTGCGGACGGAGTCCAACTTCCCCATGTCGCTTCCCTGCCTCTTCTGTAACATCAACCTCATGACATATGTTCCAGATGGCTTAGGAG AGTTCGTTGATGCCCTGAACAACCCCATGCAGTACCTGTCCCAGCTGGAGAAGAGAGCCATGGCTATGAAGGCTATGGGTATTGATGAG AAAGACATAGCTGACGTCCCTGCCAGCTCAGGCAAGAAGGATAAGAAGGCAGCCAATGGGAAGTCTCCAGCCACGCCCTCCTCTAGCCTGGGGGTTGATGGGAAAGATGGGAAGGCTAAAACACCGACAAAAG AATCAGCATGTCCGGCCCCAGTTTCCATAGAGAGCCTTAAGCAGGAGAAG CAATACATAAAATTAATCAAGAAGCAAACTAAGGAGATGAATGGTCTAAAGAAGAGACATGACAAG GAAAAGGCAGTGATGCAGAAGGCCCAGAGCAGTGTGGTGGACAAGATGGTGGCAGCTCACCAGAAGGAAAAGCAAAGTGTGGAGAAGAATCTAGAAAAAGCAAAGAAGAAGAATGg GAACAATGCTGCTGAGCTTGAGAGCAAACTGAAGTCACTGGTGGAGAATCATGATACAAAG GTAAAGGAGATAGTGGCTACTCAGACCAAGGAGTTCTCTGAGCTGGTGGCCAAGTGCTCTAAGGAGGAGCATGAGGTGAAGGAGGGACACTTCAAGCAGCAGTGTGATGTGCTGAAGCAGCTGATGAAGGTGGCACACGAGCAGCAGACCAAACAGATCACCACCATCCACGAGAA GCAAGGCAAGGATCTGAAGGGAGGTCAGGCCAAACAGTCCATGGAAGAAAGTAAGGCCATCGCACAGGACAAGAAGATCAAGAACAAGGCTGAGCGGGAGAG GAGGATCCGTGAGCTGAACAGCAACAACATGAAGAAATTCCTAGAGGAGAGAAAGAGG CTTGCAATGAAACAGGCCAGGGAGAAGGAGAACCTGGAGAAACAGCAAGGTGAACAGCTGGAGGAGCTGGATAAAGAGATGGACAAG TGGAGGGAATCCCAGGAGAAGGAGAAAGTGGAAGACAAACTGGCACAGAAACCCACAGCTGCAGTCTGA